One window of the Catenulispora sp. EB89 genome contains the following:
- a CDS encoding GH92 family glycosyl hydrolase, with protein sequence MSRRLVRYRLGRRARHALGTSLSLALVITAALAGPQAVRQAYAAVTDPASVVNTLIGSQNHGETVPGAATPFGMVQWSPENTAGDQTQEVEPGGYSYDDPKIRGFSLTHLSGTGCAGASGDVPFLPITSSVSTSPSSDTSDATYASTFSHANETATAGYYKVGLDSGVTVELSATTHTGAGRITYPTGSPASLLVRTSNSEVGSSAASTTIDAAASTISGSVTSGNFCGYINPIDQRSYYTLYFVAAFDHPMTSTGTWNNGTVTAGGTSASGGTGWDSNGFPVAGNGSGGYVTFDTSAGSTVGVRVGISYVSQANAQANLNAENPAGTSFDTVRQQAHDAWNTALDRIGVSGGTGAQQATFYTALYHSLLHPNVFSDVNGQYMGMDEQVHAVSGAQKAQYANFSGWDVYRDQVQLVTLLEPDVGADMAQSLYNQASQNNGVWDRWTHNQGGTHVMTGDPGHAAVSSIYAFGGTSFDAAGALASMVHAATTVTSDDLSSAGWNVMVVGERPSLDKYLSLGYVPADSNAWGGAGETLEDGAADFGISTLAGRLGDTSTAATFLNRAQGWKKVFNAANGGYIQQRNSDGTWPSFSPGTEDGFAEGSAAQYTWMVPYNVNGLFTAMGGNATAASRLDQYFHNADGTWALTGGDGTTSDLSNEPSIGDPWLYDFAGQPYQTQNTVRQVVDTLWSDTPGGIPGQDDLGAMSSWYVWAATGLYPLAPGRSELLLGSPLFTQVVVHRSNGVTITVNAPAAATGAPYVQSLNVNGAPSTKPWLPESFVAGGGTLDETLGTSANTSWGAAASDAPPSFDTGSAPGNDFSLAVGPSSGSVVAGSSATATVNTAVVSGSAQSVALSAGGLPTGATASFSPSSVTAGGSSTVTISTSASTPAGTYPVSITGSAGSATHSVTYALTVTGSSGGGISNGPHTLIASGKALDDPNHSTTAGTQLITWTPTGGSNQSWVFTQQSDGSYQIVNGQSNLCIDVSGASTSPGAQVIQWTCHGGANQHWIITPLTSGSGYTIASQNSGLLLTTASNADGSLVTQQANSGSALQQWTIS encoded by the coding sequence ATGTCACGTCGATTGGTCCGGTACAGACTCGGCAGGCGCGCACGCCACGCCCTGGGCACGTCTCTGAGCCTGGCGCTCGTCATCACGGCCGCGCTCGCGGGACCGCAGGCGGTGCGCCAGGCGTACGCGGCGGTCACGGATCCCGCCAGCGTCGTAAACACCCTGATAGGTTCGCAGAACCACGGCGAGACCGTGCCGGGAGCGGCGACGCCCTTCGGAATGGTGCAGTGGAGCCCGGAGAACACGGCCGGGGACCAGACCCAGGAAGTGGAGCCGGGCGGGTACAGCTACGACGACCCGAAGATCCGCGGCTTCAGCCTCACCCACCTGTCCGGCACCGGCTGCGCGGGTGCCTCGGGCGACGTGCCGTTTCTGCCGATCACCTCTTCGGTGTCCACGTCCCCCAGCTCGGACACCTCCGACGCCACCTACGCCAGCACCTTCTCGCACGCGAACGAGACCGCCACCGCGGGCTACTACAAGGTCGGGCTGGATTCGGGCGTCACGGTCGAGCTGAGCGCGACCACGCACACCGGGGCGGGCCGGATCACCTACCCGACCGGCAGCCCGGCCTCGCTGCTGGTGCGCACCTCCAACTCGGAAGTCGGCAGCTCCGCGGCGAGCACCACCATCGACGCCGCGGCGAGCACCATCAGCGGATCGGTGACCAGCGGAAACTTCTGCGGCTACATCAACCCGATCGACCAGCGCAGCTACTACACCCTGTACTTCGTCGCAGCCTTCGACCACCCGATGACCTCCACGGGGACGTGGAACAACGGCACGGTCACCGCCGGCGGGACCAGCGCCAGCGGCGGCACCGGTTGGGATTCCAACGGCTTCCCGGTCGCCGGAAACGGTTCCGGAGGCTACGTCACCTTCGACACCTCCGCCGGCAGCACCGTGGGCGTGCGGGTCGGCATCTCCTACGTCAGCCAAGCCAACGCCCAGGCCAATCTGAACGCCGAGAACCCCGCGGGGACCAGCTTCGACACGGTGCGGCAGCAGGCCCACGACGCCTGGAACACCGCGCTGGACCGGATCGGCGTCAGCGGCGGCACCGGCGCCCAACAAGCCACGTTCTACACCGCCCTGTACCACTCCCTGCTGCATCCCAACGTGTTCAGCGACGTCAACGGCCAGTACATGGGCATGGACGAACAGGTGCACGCGGTTTCCGGGGCGCAGAAGGCCCAGTACGCCAACTTCTCCGGCTGGGACGTCTACCGGGACCAGGTGCAGCTCGTCACGTTGCTGGAACCGGACGTCGGCGCCGACATGGCCCAGTCGTTGTACAACCAGGCCAGCCAGAACAACGGCGTGTGGGACCGCTGGACGCACAACCAGGGCGGCACCCACGTGATGACCGGCGACCCCGGGCACGCCGCGGTCTCGAGCATCTACGCCTTCGGGGGCACTTCCTTCGACGCCGCCGGCGCCCTCGCGTCGATGGTGCACGCCGCTACCACGGTCACGTCCGACGATCTCAGCTCGGCCGGCTGGAACGTGATGGTGGTGGGCGAACGGCCCTCGCTCGACAAGTACCTCTCGCTCGGCTACGTGCCCGCTGACAGCAACGCCTGGGGCGGGGCCGGCGAGACGCTGGAGGACGGAGCCGCCGACTTCGGGATATCCACCCTCGCCGGGCGACTCGGCGACACCTCGACGGCGGCCACGTTCCTCAACCGGGCGCAGGGCTGGAAGAAGGTCTTCAACGCGGCCAACGGCGGCTACATCCAGCAGCGCAACTCCGACGGCACCTGGCCCTCGTTCAGCCCGGGCACCGAGGACGGCTTCGCCGAGGGCAGCGCGGCCCAGTACACGTGGATGGTGCCGTACAACGTCAACGGGTTGTTCACCGCGATGGGCGGCAACGCCACGGCGGCGTCCCGGCTGGACCAGTACTTCCACAACGCGGACGGCACCTGGGCTCTGACCGGCGGCGACGGCACCACGTCCGACCTGAGCAACGAGCCGTCGATCGGCGACCCGTGGCTGTACGACTTCGCCGGGCAGCCGTATCAGACCCAGAACACCGTGCGGCAGGTCGTCGACACGCTGTGGAGCGACACCCCCGGCGGCATCCCGGGGCAGGACGACCTCGGCGCCATGTCGTCCTGGTACGTGTGGGCCGCGACGGGCCTGTACCCCCTGGCGCCGGGCCGCTCCGAACTGCTGCTCGGCTCGCCGCTGTTCACGCAGGTCGTCGTCCATCGCAGCAACGGCGTGACGATCACCGTCAACGCACCCGCGGCGGCGACCGGCGCTCCGTACGTCCAGAGCCTGAACGTCAACGGCGCGCCGTCGACCAAGCCCTGGTTGCCGGAGTCGTTCGTCGCCGGCGGCGGCACCCTCGACGAAACCCTCGGCACCAGCGCGAACACCTCGTGGGGCGCGGCCGCGTCCGACGCCCCGCCGTCCTTCGACACCGGATCGGCTCCAGGCAATGACTTCTCGTTGGCGGTCGGTCCTTCGTCGGGTTCGGTGGTGGCTGGTTCTTCGGCTACTGCGACGGTGAACACCGCCGTGGTGTCGGGGTCGGCGCAGTCGGTGGCGCTGAGTGCCGGCGGACTTCCCACTGGCGCGACGGCCTCGTTCAGCCCGTCATCGGTGACCGCCGGCGGATCGAGCACGGTGACGATCTCCACGTCGGCATCGACCCCGGCCGGCACCTACCCGGTCTCGATCACCGGGTCGGCCGGGTCGGCGACACATTCGGTGACCTACGCGTTGACGGTCACCGGTTCCAGCGGCGGCGGGATCTCGAACGGTCCACACACGCTGATCGCTTCCGGCAAGGCGCTGGACGATCCGAATCACTCCACGACAGCGGGAACGCAACTGATCACCTGGACCCCGACCGGCGGCAGCAACCAGAGCTGGGTGTTCACGCAGCAGTCCGACGGTTCCTATCAGATCGTGAACGGCCAATCGAACCTGTGCATCGACGTCTCGGGAGCGTCCACCTCCCCCGGCGCACAGGTGATCCAATGGACCTGCCATGGCGGCGCCAACCAGCACTGGATCATCACACCGCTCACCAGCGGCAGCGGCTACACCATCGCCTCGCAGAACAGCGGACTGTTGCTGACCACCGCCTCGAACGCGGACGGATCGCTGGTGACGCAACAGGCCAACAGCGGCTCGGCCCTCCAGCAGTGGACCATCAGCTGA
- a CDS encoding ricin-type beta-trefoil lectin domain protein codes for MSATRTRRFRQLWCLALAALLAAMFFVAGSPSPAHAATSTTISANGASGGRTFDGIGAISGGGGNSRLLRDYPAAQQAQILDYLFKPGYGADLQMLKLEIGGDANSTDGSEPSIEHTRGVINCNAGYEFWLAQQAKARNPNIAFYGLAWAAPGWINGGFWSTDTINYLISWLGCAKADGVPVSYLGGWNERGFDANWYISLRTALNNAGYGSVKIVADDSGWDAADAAASNSAFNNAVSIWGAHYPCAGGDGGSADTCSSDPAAQQNGKPLWASENGSQDMNTGAPALIRSITRGYVDAKMTSYFNWPLIAAIYPNLPYATVGLMTAGSPWSGAYSVGANTWATAQVTQFTQPGWQFLDAGSGYLGGAESNGSYVTLKSTNNSDYTSIIETTTASAAQTVTINVSGGLSTGPVHVWSTDVNNPSSASALVHAQDITPSNGSYSLTVQPGYVYSITTTTGQGKGTATAPANAALPLPYSDNFESTATNTEARYFSDMQGSFEARPCTDGRSGQCLQQVTPVMPIEWQNDSDAFSLLGDQTWSNYTVQADVDLQQAGTAELLGRAGTQSRPQGNQDLYKFRVSDTGAWSIVKNYASGAATTLASGTTTALGTDRWHTVSLGFQGTQITATIDGGTVSTVNDGTFLSGQVGIGVVGYQTDEFDNLTVIPGSGTAQPPTGPVTSGIAGKCLDDNTGSAVNGTKVQIWDCNNSGAQQWTYTGGTLQINGKCLDITGAGTANGTLAEIWDCNNGGNQQWEAVGSTLVNPSSGRCLDDPASNTTNGTQLEIWDCNGGLNQQWTLPSTPSS; via the coding sequence ATGAGCGCAACCCGCACCCGACGATTCAGACAGCTCTGGTGTCTCGCCCTTGCCGCACTGCTCGCCGCGATGTTCTTCGTCGCCGGCAGTCCCAGTCCCGCGCACGCCGCGACGTCCACCACGATCTCCGCGAACGGTGCCAGCGGTGGACGGACCTTCGACGGCATCGGTGCCATCAGCGGCGGCGGTGGAAACTCGCGGCTGTTGCGGGACTATCCGGCGGCCCAGCAGGCGCAGATCCTGGACTACCTGTTCAAGCCCGGCTATGGCGCCGACCTGCAGATGTTGAAGCTGGAGATCGGCGGCGACGCCAACTCCACCGACGGCTCGGAGCCGTCGATCGAGCACACGCGCGGCGTGATCAACTGCAACGCCGGGTACGAGTTCTGGCTCGCGCAGCAGGCCAAGGCGCGCAATCCCAACATCGCCTTCTACGGCCTGGCGTGGGCCGCGCCGGGCTGGATCAACGGCGGGTTCTGGTCCACCGACACCATCAACTACCTCATCAGCTGGCTCGGCTGCGCCAAGGCCGACGGCGTCCCGGTGTCCTACCTCGGCGGCTGGAACGAGCGCGGCTTCGACGCGAACTGGTACATCAGCCTGCGCACCGCGCTGAACAACGCCGGCTACGGCTCGGTGAAGATCGTCGCCGACGACAGCGGCTGGGACGCCGCGGACGCCGCCGCCTCCAACTCGGCGTTCAACAACGCCGTGTCCATCTGGGGCGCGCACTACCCCTGCGCCGGGGGTGACGGCGGCAGCGCCGACACCTGCTCCAGCGATCCGGCCGCGCAGCAGAACGGCAAGCCGCTGTGGGCCAGTGAGAACGGATCGCAGGACATGAACACCGGCGCGCCCGCGCTGATCCGCTCCATCACCCGCGGCTACGTCGACGCCAAGATGACCAGCTACTTCAACTGGCCGCTGATCGCCGCGATCTACCCGAACCTCCCCTACGCCACCGTGGGTCTGATGACCGCCGGCTCGCCGTGGTCCGGTGCCTACTCGGTCGGCGCCAACACCTGGGCCACCGCGCAGGTCACCCAGTTCACGCAGCCCGGCTGGCAGTTCCTGGACGCCGGGTCCGGCTACCTGGGCGGCGCGGAGTCCAACGGGTCCTACGTCACCCTGAAGTCGACGAACAACAGCGACTACACCTCGATCATCGAGACGACGACGGCAAGCGCCGCGCAGACCGTCACCATCAACGTCAGCGGCGGCCTGTCCACCGGTCCGGTGCACGTCTGGTCGACCGACGTCAACAACCCGAGCAGCGCCTCGGCCCTGGTCCACGCCCAGGACATCACGCCGTCGAACGGCAGCTACTCGCTGACCGTCCAGCCGGGGTACGTGTACTCGATCACGACGACGACCGGCCAGGGCAAGGGCACCGCGACGGCTCCGGCGAACGCCGCCCTCCCCCTGCCGTACAGCGACAACTTCGAGTCCACCGCGACGAACACCGAGGCCCGCTACTTCTCGGACATGCAAGGCTCGTTCGAGGCCCGGCCGTGCACCGACGGCCGTTCCGGGCAGTGCCTGCAGCAGGTCACCCCGGTCATGCCGATCGAGTGGCAGAACGACTCCGACGCCTTCTCCCTGCTCGGCGACCAGACCTGGTCCAACTACACCGTGCAGGCCGACGTCGACCTGCAGCAGGCCGGCACCGCCGAGCTCCTGGGCCGGGCCGGTACGCAGTCGCGGCCGCAGGGAAACCAGGACCTGTACAAGTTCCGGGTGTCGGACACCGGCGCCTGGTCGATCGTCAAGAACTACGCCAGCGGCGCGGCGACCACCCTGGCCAGCGGCACGACCACGGCGCTGGGCACCGACCGCTGGCACACCGTGTCGCTGGGCTTCCAGGGGACGCAGATCACCGCCACGATCGACGGCGGCACCGTGAGCACCGTCAACGACGGCACGTTCCTGTCCGGGCAGGTCGGCATCGGCGTCGTCGGCTACCAGACCGACGAGTTCGACAACCTCACCGTCATCCCGGGCAGCGGCACGGCCCAGCCCCCGACCGGCCCGGTCACCTCCGGCATCGCCGGCAAGTGCCTGGACGACAACACCGGCTCGGCCGTCAACGGCACCAAGGTCCAGATCTGGGACTGCAACAACAGCGGCGCACAGCAGTGGACGTACACCGGCGGGACGCTCCAGATCAACGGCAAGTGCCTCGACATCACCGGGGCCGGGACCGCCAACGGCACCCTGGCCGAGATCTGGGACTGCAACAACGGCGGCAACCAGCAGTGGGAGGCCGTCGGCAGCACGCTGGTCAATCCCTCCTCCGGCCGCTGCCTCGACGACCCGGCATCCAACACCACCAACGGCACCCAACTGGAGATCTGGGACTGCAACGGCGGTCTGAACCAGCAATGGACGCTGCCTTCGACGCCTTCGAGCTGA